The Vibrio toranzoniae sequence TAACAATCGCAAGTTTATCTGGGGCAAGAGATGTCTGCCATGAATATGTAGGGAGGCTTTCTTTGGAAATCTGGAGCTCATTTTCGAAAGATGTGATCTCGACATCGTTCATTGTCCAAACGTTATCTCCAACGTAATCGACCTCTTCAGAATATATCGCCGTCTTAAGTGCTTTGTTTTCATCAAAGCGCCACATGTTCAAACCATATAGCTTTTCATCGTCAATTTTGACAACAAATATAAAGTCATTGGCATCACGCGCCCATACCCCGCTTTGAGTGGAAATAATATTACCACCCGCAATCGATATAGTTCTTAAGTCGCGAGCCATTTTTTGTGCTTGAGGCGCTCCCCATTGACCAAGAAGAGTCACGACAACCATTAGTGGAATCGCGGTCTTGAGTACTGATAAGCCAATATCTAACTTAGAGAAACCCGCAGCCTGCATCACCACTAATTCAGAACTTGCAGCAAGCATACCTAATCCAATCAATGCACCAAGTAATGCCGCCATTGGAAAGAACATTTCTATATCACGAGGAACACTCAATAAAACGAAATACAGCGCTTGTAATAAATCATAGGTACCACGACCAACCTTTCTCAGCTGCTCTACATACTTGATAATCCCAGAGAGACCAACAAACGTCACCAATACCAGCGACGTCGTTGCGATGATGGTTCTGCCTATATATAAATCGAGAATCTTAAACACGGCTTAAGCTAACCTTTTATTCTTGAATTTTTCTTTCAAACGCCTTACTGGCACACTATCCATAAAGTTTGCACCAATTGCGACAAATAACAATAACGCATTAATTGGCCACATGCCGACTACCGCAGGGATACTCCCCTCTTCAATCGAAGATTTGGTTGCACTAATTGCTAAGAAATAAGTTAGGTAAATTAGAATGGCTGGGCCAATTTTAGCGAAACGACCTTGTCGAGGGTTCACCGCAGACAGTGGCACAACAAGCATGGTCAACAATGGAATGCAAAGCACCAATGAAATTCGCCATTGTAATTCTGCTTTCGCACTGTTTTCTGGATTACCAATCAGTTCGAGCGTAGGAATGGCTTCCCAATCTCGACCTTTTTTCTCGACTTCACGTTGGCCAATTAGGCCTTCGTACTCCTCAAAGTGCGTCACCATATAGTCAAGACGTGTTGGAACACCTTCATGTCGAGTGCCATCGTACATCACAATAACTTGGCGACCATCACTAAGCTCTTTGACATCGCCTGATTTAGAGAACATCACGCTCGGTAGTACAGAATCACGTGGGCGCATTTGAGCAACAAACACATTTTTTAACTTATTACCGTCGATATCATCAATAAAAACGACAGAAGAACCATCCGGCGTGCCTTCAAACTTACCTTTTGGCAGCAAATCAACGCTGTTCTCTGCAGCCACTTCTTCATACATTTGCTCAACTTTGTCTTGCGACCAAGGAGATAACCAAAATGAGTTAAAGGCTGCAACCGATGCGGTAATCAAAGCCAAATAAAGCGCAGATTGGATAAGAAATTTATTACCAATACCCGTGGCGTTCATTACGACTATTTCACTTTCAGCGTAAAGACGCCCAAAAGTAAGTAAAATACCAATATAGATACTGAGTGGAAGCATCAGTAAGCCCATCGCTGGCATATTTAGGCCAACGATCGACAATATGAGGCTCGCAGGAATATCACCATCAGAGGCGTCCGCTAAAACACTGATGAATTTTTGGCTGAGAAACACGAGAAAGAGAACAAAAAAGATCGCAAATTGGCTCTTGATTGTCTCGCGGATCAAATATCTAACAATAATCACACTCAAATTACCTATACAAAACTTGTTTTTTTGATTGAATCACTATAATTTCCCGTTGAACCTTTTATTTTTTTCAATTTTTAGCTAAGTGTCAGTGTTCTTCTTTAAGGTTAGTTCCATTATAGGATCCAACAAGTAAGAACCCATTATCTAACATTTAGTTTGATTTGTCTTCAGGATGTAGGAGTACGCATGGAGTTCAGTGTAAAAAGTGGCAGCCCAGAGAAACAGCGCAGCGCATGTATCGTTGTCGGTGTATTCGAACCGCGCCGCCTTTCTCCAGTAGCCGAGCAATTAGATAAGATTAGCGATGGCTATATTAGTTCACTGCTTCGTCGCGGTGACCTAGAGGGTAAACCTGGCCAGATGCTACTACTGCATCAAGTACCTGGTGTACTTTCAGAACGTGTTCTACTGGTAGGCTGTGGTAAAGAACGTGAGCTAGGCGAGCGTCAATACAAAGAAATTATCCAAAAAACCATCAGCACACTAAACGAAACAGGCTCTATGGAAGCAGTATGTTTCCTAACAGAACTTCACGTTAAAGGCCGCGACACTTACTGGAAAGTTCGCCAAGCGGTTGAGGCGACTAAAGATGGTCTTTACACATTCGACCAATTCAAGAGCAACAAGCCAGAGACTCGTCGTCCGCTACGTAAATTGGTGTTCAACGTACCAACACGTCGCGAGCTAAGCCTTGGTGAAAAAGCGATCTCTCACGGTCTTGCTATTGCTTCCGGTGTGAAAGCATCTAAAGACCTTGGCAACATGCCACCAAACATTGCTAACCCAGCATACCTTGCCTCTCAAGCTCGTCGCCTAGCTGACGACTTCGAAACCGTAACGACTAAGATCATCGGTGAAGAAGAGATGGAAAAACTAGGCATGACTTCTTACCTAGCGGTAGGTCGTGGCTCTAAGAACGAATCGATGATGTCTATCATGGAATACAAAGGCGCACCTGATTCAGATGCAAAGCCGATTGTACTTGTTGGTAAAGGCCTTACGTTCGATTCAGGCGGCATCTCACTTAAGCCAGGCGAAGGCATGGATGAGATGAAGTACGACATGTGTGGTGCAGCGTCTGTATTCGGAACAATGAAAGCATTGGCGAAACTGAACTTGCCAATCAACGTTGTTGGTATTCTAGCAGGCTGTGAAAATATGCCTGGTAGCAATGCTTATCGCCCAGGTGACATCCTAACAACGATGTCAGGCCAAACCGTTGAAGTTCTAAATACTGATGCTGAAGGTCGTTTGGTTCTGTGTGATGCACTAACTTACGTTGAGCGCTTTGAACCAGAATGTGTGGTTGACGTGGCAACGCTAACCGGCGCGTGTGTTATTGCTTTAGGTCACCACATCAGTGGCGTTCTATCAAACCACAACCCACTGTCTCACGAACTTGTGAATGCTTCTGAGCAAGCAAGTGACCGTGCATGGCGTCTACCAATGGCAGACGAGTACCATGAGCAGCTAAATAGCCCATTCGCAGATATGGCGAACATCGGCGGCCGCCCTGGCGGTACTATTACTGCTGGTTGCTTCCTGTCTAAGTTCACTAAGAAATACCACTGGGCTCACCTGGATATCGCAGGTACAGCTTGGAAATCTGGTGCAGCGAAAGGCTCGACAGGTCGTCCTGTCTCAATGCTAGTCCAATTCTTATTGAACCGCAGCGGCCATGAGACTGAAGAGCAATCTTCAAAATAATGAAAAGGGCCTACGGGCCCTTTTTTAATAAGCGCTATTTGTCAGACTCGATTAAGCAAGTAAGATGAATAGCCACGATTTCCAGTTCGAGTATTAAGCATGCAGACAGCTACGTTTTACATAGTGTCATCAGATAGCCCGCAAGCCAGTGAAGAAGGTTTTACTCACTATGTGCTGTTTCTTGCTCAGCACTTTGCGAAACAAGGCGCTAAACTTTATCTCAACTGTAATGACAAAGAACATGCTGAACGTATCGCAGAGATTTTCTGGCAAGTCGAACCCAGTGAATTTATTGCACATAACTTAGTTGGCGAAGGTCCGAAATATTCAACCAACATTGAAATCGGCTACCAAGGTGTAAAACACAATTGGAATCGTCAGCTGGTAATTAATCTGGCCGATAATCATACAACCTTTGCGAACGCCTTTGCTCAGGTGATAGACTTCGTTCCTTGCGAAGAAAAAGCTAAGCAACTCGCTAGAGAAAGGTATAAAATTTACCGTCAGGCTGGATATCAGCTACAAACTATCGAGATTCAACATCCATAGTCAAACCTCATAGTTAAAGCTATCTTTGGATTTAGATTCAAGAAGCTTCACTTATGAAGTTTGACCACGATTAACCATTCACAGTATCCGTTTAAGAGCACTATGGAAAAGACATACAACCCAACATCAATCGAACAAGCTCTGTATCAGACTTGGGAAGAGAAAGGCTACTTCAAGCCACACGGTGACACATCAAAAGAAGCTTACAGCATCATGATCCCGCCACCGAACGTCACTGGCAGCCTACACATGGGTCACGCGTTCCAAGATACGATCATGGATACGCTTATCCGTGCTCAACGTATGAAAGGCAAAAACACGCTTTGGCAAGTGGGTACTGACCACGCCGGTATCGCAACTCAAATGGTTGTTGAGCGTAAGATTGCTGCTGAAGAAGGCAAAACAAAACACGACTACGGCCGTGAAGCTTTCATCGACAAGATCTGGGAATGGAAAGGCGAATCAGGTGGCACGATCACTCAACAACTTCGTCGTCTTGGTGCATCTGTAGACTGGGATCGTGAGCGATTCACTATGGATGACGGCCTATCGGCTGCAACTCAAGAAGTGTTCGTTCGTCTATACGAAGAAGACCTAATCTATCGTGGTAAGCGTCTAGTAAACTGGGATCCTAAACTACACACTGCAATTTCTGATCTTGAAGTTGAAAACAAAGACAAAAAAGGTTTCATGTGGCACTTCCGCTACCCGCTAGCGAACGGTGTTAAAACGGCTGATGGCAAAGACTACATTGTTGTTGCAACTACGCGTCCAGAAACCATGCTTGGTGATACTGGCGTAGCCGTAAACCCTGAAGATCCACGTTACAAAGATCTTATCGGTAAAGAGATCCTGCTTCCTGTTGTTAACCGTCTTATCCCTATCGTAGGCGATGAGCACGCAGACATGGAAAAAGGTACTGGTTGTGTGAAGATCACACCTGCTCACGACTTTAACGATTACGAAGTGGGTAAGCGCAACAACCTACCAATGATCAACATCCTAACGTTCAACGCTGATATCCGTGATGCTGCTGAAGTATTCACAACCAACGGCGAAGAAAGCGATGTTTACTCAACAGACATCCCTGCTAAGTACCAAGGCATGGAGCGCTTTGCTGCTCGTAAAGCTATCGTTGCTGAATTCGAAGAACTTGGTCTTCTTGAAGAGATCAAAGATCACGACCTAACCGTACCTTACGGCGACCGTGGTGGTGTCGTTATCGAACCAATGCTGACTGACCAATGGTACGTACGCACAGCGCCTCTTGCTGAGCCTGCAGTTAAAGCCGTTGAAGATGGTCAAATCCAGTTTGTGCCTAAGCAGTACGAAAACATGTACTTCGCGTGGATGCGTGACGTGCAAGACTGGTGTATCTCTCGTCAACTTTGGTGGGGCCACCGTATCCCAGCATGGTACGACAACGATGGTAAAGTTTACGTAGGTCGCACTGAAGAAGAAGTTCGTGAAAAGAACAACCTAGCGCCTGTTGTTGTACTTAAGCAAGACGACGACGTACTAGACACTTGGTTCTCTTCTGCACTTTGGACGTTCGGCACACAAGGCTGGCCTGAAGATACTGAAGCGCTGAAAACATTCCACCCATCTGAAGTGCTAGTATCTGGTTTTGATATTATCTTCTTCTGGGTTGCTCGTATGATCATGATGACCATGCACTTCGTGAAAGATGAAGATGGCAAAGCTCAAGTACCTTTCAAAACCGTTTACATGACAGGTCTTATCCGTGATGAAAACGGCGACAAGATGTCTAAGTCGAAGGGTAACGTACTTGACCCTATCGACATGATTGACGGCATCGGCCTTGAAGAGCTAGTAGAGAAGCGTTGTGGCAACATGATGCAACCTAAACTAGCCGCTAAAATCGAGAAAAATACACGTAAGACTTTCGAAAACGGTATCGAACCATACGGTACTGACGCACTGCGTTTCACTCTTGCTGCTATGGCTTCAACAGGCCGTGACATCAACTGGGACATGAAGCGTCTTGAAGGTTACCGTAACTTCTGTAACAAGCTATGGAACGCAAGCCGTTACGTACTGATGAATACAGAAGAACACGATTGTGGCATGTCACTGTCTGTTGAAGACCGTGCAAACATGGAATTCTCTCTAGCCGATAAGTGGATTGAATCTCAGTTTGAAGTTGCAGCGAAAGAGTTTAACGCTCATCTAGACAACTACCGTCTAGACATGGCAGCAAACACGCTTTACGAATTCATCTGGAACCAATTCTGTGACTGGTACCTAGAGCTAACTAAACCGGTTCTTTGGAAAGGGTCTGAAGCTCAGCAACAAGCGACTCGTTACACGCTTATCACGGTTCTAGAGAAGACTCTACGTCTTGCTCACCCTGTTCTTCCTTACATCACTGAATCTATTTGGCAGAGCGTTATTCCACTCATTGACGGTGTTGAAGGCCCTGATTCAGAAGAAAGAACGATTATGACTCAAGCGCTTCCTCAGTTTAATGAAGATAACTTCAATGCTGAGATCGTTGAAGACATCGAATGGGTTAAGACTTTCATCACAGCTATCCGTAACTTACGTGCAGAATACGACATTGCACCAAGCCAAGGCTTAGAAGTAATGATCAAAGTCGCTGATGAGAAAGACGCTGCTCGTATCGAAGCGAACAAGATCGTTCTGAACTCTCTGGCTAAACTAGACGACATTAAAGTTCTAGCAGACGGCGAAGCGACTCCAGCTTGTGCTACTAAGCTTGTTGGCAAATCTGAGCTGATGATCCCAATGGCGGGTCTTATCGACAAAGGTGCTGAGCTTGCTCGTCTAGATAAAGAAGTGGCTAAGACTCACGGTGAGATTAAGCGTATCGAAGGTAAGCTAGGTAACGAAGGTTTCGTTGCTAAAGCACCAGAAGCGGTTATCGCGAAAGAGCGTGAAAAGCTAGAAGGCTACCAAGAGACTCTTGTTAAGCTTGAAGAGCAAAAAATGACCATCGCAGCTCTATAATCTTCAATGCTCAGTTGAGTGATTAAGTACCAATTGAAAGCCGGTGTGAAAACATCGGCTTTTTTATGACCTAAAGAAAACCCTACCCTCAAATAACTCCTCCAAAGGTTAGCAATAAACGAAATGACCATTACTTATTGACGTAGTCCAGTGACATAGCTTATTGACATGGTTGCGAGTCGCAATTACATTATATGTATTAAAATCATACTGAGGAGGTAACATGACTTCTGCACAACTTAGAGAATTATCACGTCAGCTCGTTCGACACCTTGGAATGCTCGACAAAGATTGTGGTGATATTGCCCTACCTCCAATTCAAGCCCATACGCTTATCGAGTTAGAACTGCAGCCATTAACCGTGAATCAACTGGCGGATAAGCTCAATATCGATAAATCTAACGCCAGTAGAGCAGTCAATAATCTAGTAAAGAACTCACTGATTCAAACCTCGCAACACCCCCATGATAAGCGCAGTGTTGTTGCCTCATTAACCCCCCAAGGTCTTGAGACACTGACCAAGCTACACCAGCAACAAAATCAATTTTACGATTCGGTACTCGAACGTTTAACCGAAACGGAAACTCAACAAGTCGCAGGCGGAATAGAGCAATATCTAAAAGCACTGCAACAAAGCCACGCCTCAAGTAATGTGGAGGTTCGCCCCCTAAAACAGCAAGACAACACCGAAGTTGCCAATGTGATTCGCCAAGTCTCTTATGAAAACGGGTTAACCGAAGACAAAGGTTATGGTGTGGCGGATCCCACCTTAGAAGACATGTTCAGTGTTTATAACAATGGAAGATCGCAATATTGGGTGATTGAGCTTGATGGAAAGGTGGTCGGTGGTGGCGGGTTTGCACCATTAGCCGGTATGCCAGAAGTCTGTGAACTGCAAAAGATGTACTTCTTGCCAGAAACCAGAGGCAAAGGCTTAGCGAAGAAGTTGGTTAATATGTCGATGGAGAAAGCTAAAGCTCTGGGTTATCAACATATGTATCTAGAAACGACCGAATGCCTTAATGCCGCCGTTAAACTTTACGAAAAACTGGGCTTTGATCACCTTGATTCAGCTTGGGGGGAAACAGGCCATGACGCTTGTGAGGTGGTCATGGCCAAAACGCTATAATGTGTTTTTGAAATAGGGTTAGCGTCGGCAGTTCATTGATGAGAAGCGAGTACACGAATTGATGCATTGCGTAACAGGCTAATTGAAGAACCACTAGTTACGCAAAAAATTACTCACGCAAGAGGCTGGATTCAAGGCGACAAAAGAGCTCTCTTTCTGTCCATCCAATTCAACTTCTAATTGATATAAATGCTTAGGGTTGGGGTTATCAAGATCAAAAAGGATCGGAGCTTCAACCTGAAATACCACACCAGTATGCTCAGCTCGTACATCTATTGGCATGACTAATGTCATACCGTTGAATTTGATTGATGCAGAGACTAGCCCTGCTTTTAATGTCTGATAAATAACATCCACTTTAAACTCACAACCACCACCGTGGTGCCAGATTTGCTCGGTGACGACTTGTTCAAGCTTCACATTACGAACAAACTGCAAATACGGTGCGTGCCAAATCCCAATACGTGAATCTGATTTAGTAACGGCTGCTGAAGATACAGAGTCATCCATATCCTCTTCAAGTAACAGGCTCTCCTCTTCTTCAAGGAAAAGGATCTCAAAACGATTGCGACCAAGCTGCATATAAGGGCGAATGTCTTTACGATATTCAGCTTCGCTACCATCACAGTCAAACACGGCAACGCCATTGAGTCGTACTTCTGCAAAGTAGTCAACGCCTGCGACAACTAGCTCAACAAATGGGCACGCCAACATGGCATCATCCACTTCGATGTCATGCATCAGGTGCCACTCTTGCTCTGCGATTTCCTCTTCACTCAAGTGATCAGGGAGTTTAGAGCTTAACGGAGCAGGAAAGGTAATGTCATCTTGTGGGATTGAGAGATCCGTCAGTGGCGAAATTTGCCAAAGACCATCGAGAGGTAGCCGCATGTCATTCCTTGAGCTAGATCAATTTTGACCGCATTATAATGAATGAATGCATATAAAGACATTCATTTTTCTGAGGACAAAAAAAATGCCAGCTAGTCGCTGGCATTCTTTTAAAATTGGGAAAGAATTACTCTTCGCCTTCATCATCTTCTTCAGGGTAGATAGCATCTGCACCTTCGTAGTAAGTGCCCCAACCGTCATAGATAATGTCAAACTTTTCAGCAAGGTTTACAAGCTTTTCAACTTGCTCATCAATCGCTTCTGCATTCAGAGTACACTGCATCGTTGCATCACAACAAAGTAGCTTTTTACCATCTTCGTCTTCTGTCTCTTCAGCTTCAAGCACTTCAAAGCCCATTTTGAATGCTTCAACAACCGCTTTCTCAAGTACGTCGAAATCTTCAGCGAATAGGTGATGCTCAATATCGTATAGAGCTTCAGGATCGCTACCATCTTCAATTAATGCTGTAATGATGTCGCGAGTCTCTTCCTTTTGAAATTCAATTAATTCCGCTACTGATAGATATTCATCTTCGTGAGACATGTGTCTGCTCCAGAGTGTTGACTATGAAAAGATCAAATTTGATTGCCACGAAATATGGCACGGATCGTCTAGAAAAGCCACCTAGATCAGGCTTAGAAAGGTAAGTTTATCGCGAGATAGCAAAGGCGATATCGATTCAAAAGTGAAATCAAAATCACATAAACAAATTTTCAACATTTTATTAACCGTCGTGTGTTTTAGCATTTCATTTTTATTGTTACTTTTAGTCTTAGTCTTCAAAAATTGAGTGGTTAGTCATATCAAATGCATACTGACGATCACTTGACTGATGCATAAAACCTCATTAAAAAGTAAATAACTGCATACTTTTTGAATGGAAAATCATGTTCACCAAGCATAGTGGATCATCGAATAACTAAAATTTAAGCATAGAACCGCAAAAAGTTTGTTCCAGAATTAAGCCTTTCGATTGGATTTTAATACCATCAAACTTAAATAACTCAGAATTTAAACCCAAAAATATTAGAACAACACAGCCTTTACACAATCTTCAAAACTTGCATATTACGATCAAGCTTGTCATAAATAGAAGTTGGATTAATAGTAAGGATGCAAAATGAGTAAGCTGTACGTTGGCTCCGAAGTCGGTCAATTAAGACGAGTTCTCCTAAATAGACCTGAAAGAGCACTCACCCACCTCACCCCTTCAAACTGTCACGAACTTCTATTTGATGATGTACTTGCCGTTGAAGCTGCTGGTGAAGAGCATGATGCCTTTGCAGAAACACTGCGTGACCAAGACGTTGAAGTGCTGTTACTGCATGACCTATTAGTTGAGACACTCGCAGTGACTCAAGCTCGTGAATGGCTGCTTAATACTCAAATCTCTGATTTCCGTTACGGCCCTACATTCGCACGTGAGTTAAGAGAGTACCTTGCTCAAATGGACAATGAGCACTTGGCCACGCTCCTACTTGGTGGTTTAGCCTACTCAGAGCTTCCTATCAAATCATCTTCAATGCTACCGAAGATGCATCGACCACTCGATTTCGTTATCGAACCGCTCCCTAACCATCTATTTACACGAGATACCTCATGTTGGGTTTATGGAGGCGTCTCTCTTAACCCGATGATGATGCCAGCTCGTCAACGAGAAACGAATCACTTGCGAGCAATATATCGCTGGCACCCTGTATTCGCTGGCCAAGATTTTATTAAGTATTTCGGTGATGAAGATCTTCATTACGACAACGCCAATATTGAAGGCGGCGATGTCCTAGTTATTGGTAAAGGCGCCGTACTTATCGGTATTTCAGAGCGAACTAAACCACAGGGTGTCGAAAACCTAGCGGCAAGTTTATTCAAATCCGGTCAAGCGAAAGAAGTCATTGCGATTGATTTACCAAAGCACCGCTCTTGCATGCACCTTGATACGGTAATGACTCATATGGATATCGACACGTTCTCAGTCTACCCAGAAATTGTTCGCAAAGACCTAGACACCTGGCGCTTAACGCCAAAAGAAAATGGCGAGATGCGTGTAGAAAAGGCTGACAACTACCTTTCTGCTATTGAAGGTGCATTAGGACTCGATCAACTGAAGATTATAACCACGGGTGGTGACAACTACGAAGCTGAGCGTGAACAGTGGAATGACGCTAACAACGTACTAACGGTGA is a genomic window containing:
- a CDS encoding valine--tRNA ligase, whose product is MEKTYNPTSIEQALYQTWEEKGYFKPHGDTSKEAYSIMIPPPNVTGSLHMGHAFQDTIMDTLIRAQRMKGKNTLWQVGTDHAGIATQMVVERKIAAEEGKTKHDYGREAFIDKIWEWKGESGGTITQQLRRLGASVDWDRERFTMDDGLSAATQEVFVRLYEEDLIYRGKRLVNWDPKLHTAISDLEVENKDKKGFMWHFRYPLANGVKTADGKDYIVVATTRPETMLGDTGVAVNPEDPRYKDLIGKEILLPVVNRLIPIVGDEHADMEKGTGCVKITPAHDFNDYEVGKRNNLPMINILTFNADIRDAAEVFTTNGEESDVYSTDIPAKYQGMERFAARKAIVAEFEELGLLEEIKDHDLTVPYGDRGGVVIEPMLTDQWYVRTAPLAEPAVKAVEDGQIQFVPKQYENMYFAWMRDVQDWCISRQLWWGHRIPAWYDNDGKVYVGRTEEEVREKNNLAPVVVLKQDDDVLDTWFSSALWTFGTQGWPEDTEALKTFHPSEVLVSGFDIIFFWVARMIMMTMHFVKDEDGKAQVPFKTVYMTGLIRDENGDKMSKSKGNVLDPIDMIDGIGLEELVEKRCGNMMQPKLAAKIEKNTRKTFENGIEPYGTDALRFTLAAMASTGRDINWDMKRLEGYRNFCNKLWNASRYVLMNTEEHDCGMSLSVEDRANMEFSLADKWIESQFEVAAKEFNAHLDNYRLDMAANTLYEFIWNQFCDWYLELTKPVLWKGSEAQQQATRYTLITVLEKTLRLAHPVLPYITESIWQSVIPLIDGVEGPDSEERTIMTQALPQFNEDNFNAEIVEDIEWVKTFITAIRNLRAEYDIAPSQGLEVMIKVADEKDAARIEANKIVLNSLAKLDDIKVLADGEATPACATKLVGKSELMIPMAGLIDKGAELARLDKEVAKTHGEIKRIEGKLGNEGFVAKAPEAVIAKEREKLEGYQETLVKLEEQKMTIAAL
- the lptF gene encoding LPS export ABC transporter permease LptF, producing the protein MIIVRYLIRETIKSQFAIFFVLFLVFLSQKFISVLADASDGDIPASLILSIVGLNMPAMGLLMLPLSIYIGILLTFGRLYAESEIVVMNATGIGNKFLIQSALYLALITASVAAFNSFWLSPWSQDKVEQMYEEVAAENSVDLLPKGKFEGTPDGSSVVFIDDIDGNKLKNVFVAQMRPRDSVLPSVMFSKSGDVKELSDGRQVIVMYDGTRHEGVPTRLDYMVTHFEEYEGLIGQREVEKKGRDWEAIPTLELIGNPENSAKAELQWRISLVLCIPLLTMLVVPLSAVNPRQGRFAKIGPAILIYLTYFLAISATKSSIEEGSIPAVVGMWPINALLLFVAIGANFMDSVPVRRLKEKFKNKRLA
- a CDS encoding bifunctional helix-turn-helix transcriptional regulator/GNAT family N-acetyltransferase, which codes for MTSAQLRELSRQLVRHLGMLDKDCGDIALPPIQAHTLIELELQPLTVNQLADKLNIDKSNASRAVNNLVKNSLIQTSQHPHDKRSVVASLTPQGLETLTKLHQQQNQFYDSVLERLTETETQQVAGGIEQYLKALQQSHASSNVEVRPLKQQDNTEVANVIRQVSYENGLTEDKGYGVADPTLEDMFSVYNNGRSQYWVIELDGKVVGGGGFAPLAGMPEVCELQKMYFLPETRGKGLAKKLVNMSMEKAKALGYQHMYLETTECLNAAVKLYEKLGFDHLDSAWGETGHDACEVVMAKTL
- a CDS encoding glycosyl hydrolase 2 galactose-binding domain-containing protein is translated as MRLPLDGLWQISPLTDLSIPQDDITFPAPLSSKLPDHLSEEEIAEQEWHLMHDIEVDDAMLACPFVELVVAGVDYFAEVRLNGVAVFDCDGSEAEYRKDIRPYMQLGRNRFEILFLEEEESLLLEEDMDDSVSSAAVTKSDSRIGIWHAPYLQFVRNVKLEQVVTEQIWHHGGGCEFKVDVIYQTLKAGLVSASIKFNGMTLVMPIDVRAEHTGVVFQVEAPILFDLDNPNPKHLYQLEVELDGQKESSFVALNPASCVSNFLRN
- a CDS encoding DNA polymerase III subunit chi, coding for MQTATFYIVSSDSPQASEEGFTHYVLFLAQHFAKQGAKLYLNCNDKEHAERIAEIFWQVEPSEFIAHNLVGEGPKYSTNIEIGYQGVKHNWNRQLVINLADNHTTFANAFAQVIDFVPCEEKAKQLARERYKIYRQAGYQLQTIEIQHP
- the lptG gene encoding LPS export ABC transporter permease LptG, with protein sequence MFKILDLYIGRTIIATTSLVLVTFVGLSGIIKYVEQLRKVGRGTYDLLQALYFVLLSVPRDIEMFFPMAALLGALIGLGMLAASSELVVMQAAGFSKLDIGLSVLKTAIPLMVVVTLLGQWGAPQAQKMARDLRTISIAGGNIISTQSGVWARDANDFIFVVKIDDEKLYGLNMWRFDENKALKTAIYSEEVDYVGDNVWTMNDVEITSFENELQISKESLPTYSWQTSLAPDKLAIVTVKPEELSLSGLYDYVSYLKASEQDASRYELALWRKITQPISIAVMMLMALSFIFGPLRSVTMGARILSGVIAGFTFYISSEFFGPVSLVYQIPPAFGALAPSVVFLGIAVMLLRRKL
- the rraB gene encoding ribonuclease E inhibitor RraB — encoded protein: MSHEDEYLSVAELIEFQKEETRDIITALIEDGSDPEALYDIEHHLFAEDFDVLEKAVVEAFKMGFEVLEAEETEDEDGKKLLCCDATMQCTLNAEAIDEQVEKLVNLAEKFDIIYDGWGTYYEGADAIYPEEDDEGEE
- the arcA gene encoding arginine deiminase, translating into MSKLYVGSEVGQLRRVLLNRPERALTHLTPSNCHELLFDDVLAVEAAGEEHDAFAETLRDQDVEVLLLHDLLVETLAVTQAREWLLNTQISDFRYGPTFARELREYLAQMDNEHLATLLLGGLAYSELPIKSSSMLPKMHRPLDFVIEPLPNHLFTRDTSCWVYGGVSLNPMMMPARQRETNHLRAIYRWHPVFAGQDFIKYFGDEDLHYDNANIEGGDVLVIGKGAVLIGISERTKPQGVENLAASLFKSGQAKEVIAIDLPKHRSCMHLDTVMTHMDIDTFSVYPEIVRKDLDTWRLTPKENGEMRVEKADNYLSAIEGALGLDQLKIITTGGDNYEAEREQWNDANNVLTVKPGTVIGYERNIYTNEKYDKAGIEVLTIPGNELGRGRGGARCMSCPIERDGI
- the pepA gene encoding leucyl aminopeptidase produces the protein MEFSVKSGSPEKQRSACIVVGVFEPRRLSPVAEQLDKISDGYISSLLRRGDLEGKPGQMLLLHQVPGVLSERVLLVGCGKERELGERQYKEIIQKTISTLNETGSMEAVCFLTELHVKGRDTYWKVRQAVEATKDGLYTFDQFKSNKPETRRPLRKLVFNVPTRRELSLGEKAISHGLAIASGVKASKDLGNMPPNIANPAYLASQARRLADDFETVTTKIIGEEEMEKLGMTSYLAVGRGSKNESMMSIMEYKGAPDSDAKPIVLVGKGLTFDSGGISLKPGEGMDEMKYDMCGAASVFGTMKALAKLNLPINVVGILAGCENMPGSNAYRPGDILTTMSGQTVEVLNTDAEGRLVLCDALTYVERFEPECVVDVATLTGACVIALGHHISGVLSNHNPLSHELVNASEQASDRAWRLPMADEYHEQLNSPFADMANIGGRPGGTITAGCFLSKFTKKYHWAHLDIAGTAWKSGAAKGSTGRPVSMLVQFLLNRSGHETEEQSSK